One Fundulus heteroclitus isolate FHET01 chromosome 1, MU-UCD_Fhet_4.1, whole genome shotgun sequence genomic window carries:
- the LOC105922654 gene encoding LOW QUALITY PROTEIN: uncharacterized protein LOC105922654 (The sequence of the model RefSeq protein was modified relative to this genomic sequence to represent the inferred CDS: deleted 1 base in 1 codon), with amino-acid sequence MVESYSDLFMSKRNGRTVLTKGVAGIGKTFHTRRFMVKWAKQKSNTHIDLIVPLHLGELNATMDEVQSIEDLLNGFISDAERPDVSTYEECKVAFILDGLENCRLPLDFQKNRKLTKITEQASMDVLLTNLIKGNVFPQAVLWIISQPSGVKKIPEKYIDKVLLCKEIDAQHRLTDIGRNGILAAYETELIEMETDSELYMIDTNNEFEEKLVETYDDLFTDLKKKTVRTVLTKGVAGIGKTFQTKLFMFDWAKGKSNKDVDIIIPLQFSELSKRKEALSMDSLLESFFRDVAEPGVGTYEKKKVALVLDGLENYEPPLDFDNNIELRDMKKPASMDVILTNLIKGNLLPKACLWIISQPSGVHKIPGEYIEQVTECRETLMRRKKLVSSLKRRFIQEYPDGGEDEVSHPNQKITEHIMRNVPVDEMTDDATGENTVLKPLIKVNTLCDILKNRGEKKVRTVLTVGEPDIGKSFHVQKFVKAWAKNETQHSFFTWNDDHIKPILGQAEEVIFPLDLLKLNLIKEKTISFVELLNHFFIEIKTFVISNYARFKLLFVLDGLNACEHLLHFDNNETVIDVREQASLDVLITNLIKGNLLPTVQVWITSRPSAAEQLPDDFVHRKTEIREKPDFASQRKLRAQLKEHLTYVSEGIDQQRTSTLLKDIYTDLYIVEGDRGEVNSQHECRQVQDAKFKQEQEETPIRYCDIFKPSLVDSDIKTVLTLGMAGIGKTFASMKYILDWVEGTANENIFYTFPLPFRELNLRKEEEHSLEDLIHQFFPAMKTSEITNYDKYEILIVLDGLDECRLDLEFNESHHCTDVRKKASLKVLLTNLILGNLLPKAQIWITSRPAASNNIPIEKVDRMTEVRGFNDEQKEEYFWKRFSDKELSEKILRHVKQSRSLYIMCHIPVFCFITSKVLEDIVHQNQDDGLPKTLTDIYTYFLLLQCRQANVKYSEHERCEHFEAHSCWNSRNKQTVLSLGKLAFEALETGDLLFCEESLTDCGIDITKAAVFSGLFTQIKREDHGLYQKKLFCFVHLSIQEYLAALYVFHTFNTKGKNLFIQPTSRSPSMSASAFYKKAVDKALESKNGDWDLFLRFLLGLSMENNQLLLQELLEKTEDCENINKETAEYIKKKIREDIKDPEKNLNLFHCLNELNDHSLVQEIKHFLQSETKSFENFTSSQWSALTYVLLTSDEKLDVFDLKKYLKSEKVLLGMLPVVKVSRTALLSWCELSEESCRGLRTLALNSASSYLTELDLSHNDLLDSGVQQLAEGLKSLHCKVEVLKLSGCQVTEKGCDFLASTLKSNKVSKLKQLDLSYNHCGDIGMSVLNACLDDTNQKLETVCFDSNGPHRLRPGMKKYATDLKLDDKTAGRRLLLSENNRQAGTVIKVDSRVSQQQFKSKFKRTQVFCSESLKGISYWEVEWKGTVGIAVAYKTVSKEHDSSGGLGCNENSWSLRCSKTECTALHKKDSLEIKMRPCQKIAVLLDWKGGTLSYYNVSSGELSLIHTFYAKFKEELFPGFWFGTKGSITLCHM; translated from the exons ATGGTAGAGAGCTacagtgatttatttatgtcaAAGAGGAATGGGAGAACAGTGCTAACAAAGGGAGTTGCTGGAAttggaaaaacatttcataCAAGGAGGTTCATGGTCAAATGGGCCAAGCAAAAATCCAACACCCATATTGACTTAATTGTTCCACTTCATTTGGGTGAGCTGAATGCCACAATGGATGAAGTTCAAAGCATTGAAGATCTGCTGAATGGTTTTATCAGTGATGCTGAACGGCCGGACGTTTCCACCTATGAGGAATGTAAAGTGGCTTTCATACTTGATGGTTTGGAAAACTGTCGACTTCCTCTTGATTTTCAAAAGAATAGAAAGCTGACTAAAATAACAGAGCAAGCATCGATGGACGTGTTACTGACAAATCTTATCAAGGGCAATGTGTTTCCTCAAGCGGTGCTATGGATTATCTCCCAGCCCTCAGGAGTCAAAAAGATTCCTGAAAAATATATAGACAAAGTTCTACTTTGTAAAG AGATTGATGCCCAACACAGACTTACAGATATTGGAAGAAACGGAATCTTGGCCGCATATGAGACTGAACTGATTGAAATGGAGACAGATTCAGAACTCTACATGATAGACACAAACAACGAATTTGAAGAAAAACTGGTGGAAACCTACGACGATTTATTTACAGACCTGAAGAAAAAGACTGTCCGAACAGTTCTGACAAAGGGTGTTGCTGGCATTggcaaaacatttcaaacaaaatTGTTCATGTTTGATTGGGCAAAAGGAAAGTCAAATAAGGATGTTGACATCATAATCCCACTTCAGTTTAGTGAGCTGAGTAAGCGAAAAGAAGCTCTGAGCATGGACAGTTTACTTGAAAGTTTTTTCCGTGACGTGGCAGAACCAGGAGTTGGCacctatgaaaagaaaaaagtggcTCTTGTACTTGATGGTTTGGAAAACTACGAGCCTCCGTTAGACTTTGACAACAACATTGAACTCAGAGATATGAAGAAGCCAGCATCAATGGATGTAATCCTAACAAACCTCATTAAGGGAAACCTACTCCCCAAAGCTTGTCTGTGGATCATCTCTCAGCCCTCAGGAGTTCACAAGATTCCTGGTGAATATATTGAGCAAGTCACAGAATGTCGAG AAACCTTGATGCGTCGGAAAAAACTTGTTTCAAGCCTGAAGAGAAGATTTATCCAAGAATATCCTGATGGAGGTGAAGATGAAGTTAGTCATCCAAACCAGAAAATAACAGAACACATCATGAGAAACGTCCCTGTTGATGAGATGACTGATGATGCGACAGGTGAAAATACTGTGTTAAAACCACTGATAAAAGTAAATACTCTATGTGACATCCTCAAAAATAGAGGAGAAAAGAAAGTCCGAACAGTGTTGACTGTTGGAGAACCTGACATTGGGAAATCCTTCCATGTGCAAAAGTTTGTAAAAGCTTGGGCCAAAAATGAAACTCAGCACTCCTTCTTCACCTGGAATGACGACCACATCAAGCCCATTCTGGGACAAGCTGAAGAAGTTATATTTCCACTTGACTTATTAAAGCTCAACTTAATTAAAGAGAAGACCATCAGTTTTGTTGAACTTCTCAACCATTTCTTCATTGAAATCAAAACATTTGTAATCTCCAACTACGCACGGTTCAAACTTTTATTTGTCTTGGATGGACTGAATGCATGTGAACATCTTCTGCACTTTGACAACAATGAGACGGTGATTGATGTCAGAGAACAGGCCTCATTGGATGTGCTAATAACAAACCTCATCAAAGGAAACCTGCTTCCCACGGTCCAAGTGTGGATTACTTCCCGACCCTCAGCAGCCGAGCAGCTCCCTGATGACTTCGTCCACCGCAAGACAGAAATTCGAG AGAAGCCTGATTTTGCAAGTCAACGTAAACTCAGAGCCCAGCTGAAGGAACATCTTACCTACGTCTCAGAAGGGATAGATCAGCAGAGAACATCAACTCTCCttaaagatatctacacagaTCTTTACATTGTAGAGGGAGACAGAGGAGAGGTCAATTCTCAGCATGAGTGTAGACAGGTTCAAGATGCCAAGTTTAAACAAGAGCAAGAAGAAACGCCTATCAGATACTGTGACATTTTTAAACCATCACTTGTTGATTCAGACATCAAAACGGTGCTTACCCTTGGAATGGCTGGGATAGGCAAAACATTCGCATCAATGAAGTACATACTGGACTGGGTGGAGGGCACAgccaatgaaaacattttttatacatttccaCTTCCTTTCAGAGAGTTGAACCTTAGAAAAGAGGAAGAACACAGTTTAGAAGATCTGATTCATCAGTTTTTCCCAGCTATGAAGACCTCTGAAATAACTAACTATGACAAGTATGAAATTCTGATCGTTTTGGATGGTCTTGATGAATGTCGCCTTGATCTTGAATTCAACGAAAGCCATCATTGTACAGATGTTAGAAAGaaagcttctttaaaagttttgttgACAAATCTCATCCTAGGAAATCTCCTTCCAAAGGCCCAGATTTGGATTACTTCTCGACCTGCAGCATCCAACAACATTCCTATTGAAAAAGTGGACAGAATGACAGAAGTTAGAGGATTTAATGATGAACAAAAAGAGGAATATTTCTGGAAGAGATTTAGTGACAAGGAACTGTCTGAAAAAATCCTGAGACATGTGAAGCAGTCAAGAAGTCTCTACATCATGTGTCACattcctgttttctgctttatcACCTCAAAGGTACTGGAGGACATTGTTCACCAAAATCAAGATGATGGGCTGCCCAAAACACTGACTGACATCTACACATATTTTCTGTTGCTCCAATGCAGACAAGCTAATGTGAAGTACAGTGAACATGAAAGGTGTGAACATTTTGAGGCGCATTCCTGTTGGAATtccagaaataaacaaacagtccTGTCTTTAGGGAAACTAGCCTTTGAGGCTTTAGAGACAGGAGACCTTCTCTTTTGTGAAGAAAGCCTGACAGACTGTGGTATTGACATCACAAAAGCTGCTGTCTTCTCTGGACTGTTTACTCAGATCAAACGAGAAGACCATGGCCTGTaccag aaaaaactgttttgcttTGTCCATCTGAGCATTCAGGAGTACCTGGCAGCTCTCTATGTATTTCACACATTCAATACCAAAGGTAAAAATTTGTTCATTCAACCCACTTCAAGGTCCCCATCCATGTCTGCCTCAGCGTTCTATAAGAAAGCGGTGGACAAGGCTTTAGAGAGCAAAAATGGGGATTGGGATCTGTTTCTCCGCTTTCTGCTTGGACTCTCTATGGAAAATAATCAACTTCTACTCCAAGAACTGCTGGAAAAGACTGAAGATTGTGAAAATATCAACAAGGAAACAGCGGAGTACATCAAAAAAAAGATTAGGGAGGACATCAAGGACCCAGAAAAAAACCTTAATCTTTTTCACTGTCTTAATGAGCTGAATGACCACTCTCTCGTTCAAGAAATCAAACATTTCCTTCAATCAGAAACAaaatcctttgaaaatttcACTTCTTCTCAGTGGTCAGCTTTAACTTATGTGCTCTTAACATCGGATGAGAAGCTTGATGTGTTTGATCTCAAGAAGTACCTGAAATCAGAGAAAGTTCTTCTGGGAATGCTGCCAGTGGTGAAAGTCTCCAGAACTGCTTT GCTGAGCTGGTGTGAGCTCTCTGAAGAATCTTGCAGAGGTTTGAGAACCCTAGCCCTCAATTCTGCTTCCTCATACCTCACTGAACTGGACTTGAGTCATAATGATCTGCTGGATTCAGGAGTACAGCAACTTGCTGAAGGATTAAAGAGTCTACACTGTAAAGTGGAAGTTCTGAA GCTATCGGGATGTCAGGTGACTGAGAAAGGCTGTGATTTCCTTGCATCCACACTTAAATCCAATAAAGTCTCCAAGCTAAAACAGCTTGATTTAAGTTACAATCACTGTGGAGACATTGGAATGAGTGTGCTCAACGCTTGCCTTGATGACACAAATCAGAAGCTGGAGACGGTGTG TTTTGACTCTAACGGACCACATCGGTTACGGCCTGGGATGAAGAAAT ATGCTACAGATTTGAAACTCGATGACAAAACTGCAGGCAGACGGCTTCTTTTGTCTGAAAACAACAGACAAGCAGGAACTGTCATCAAGGTGGACAGTAGGGTTTCACAACAACAATTTAAATCCAAATTTAAGAGGACCCAGGTATTTTGTTCGGAGAGCCTAAAAGGCATCTCTTACTGGGAAGTGGAATGGAAAGGCACGGTTGGAATTGCAGTAGCATATAAAACTGTGAGTAAGGAACATGACAGCAGTGGTGGTCTGGGTTGCAATGAAAATTCCTGGAGTTTGCGATGTTCCAAGACTGAATGCACAGCCCTGCATAAGAAGGATTCACTTGAAATCAAGATGAGGCCATGCCAAAAAATAGCAGTATTGCTTGACTGGAAGGGTGGTACCTTGAGTTATTATAATGTGTCATCTGGAGAGTTAAGTCTGATTCACACCTTCTATGCAAAATTCAAAGAGGAGCTCTTTCCAGGCTTCTGGTTTGGCACAAAAGGCTCTATAACTTTGTGtcacatgtaa